In Chloracidobacterium sp., the following proteins share a genomic window:
- a CDS encoding HNH endonuclease, giving the protein MSVLTSRVLLLNFSYEPLGTVGVARAVCLWFRGAVFVEENDGDKVLHSPSTIFPVPSVVRLRHYVHVRRNNRETTMKRARIYIRDRYRCQYCGEHKHAKDLTLDHIYPRAQGGEATPQNLVTACVKCNQRKGNRTPEQARMPLLTSQKLLRLGLDHVLLCHYAENRPEWRKYLFMDDVDQEATVMAA; this is encoded by the coding sequence ATGTCCGTCCTGACCTCACGAGTATTGCTCCTCAATTTCTCATACGAGCCGCTTGGCACGGTCGGCGTGGCGCGCGCTGTCTGCCTGTGGTTTCGCGGGGCGGTTTTTGTTGAGGAGAACGACGGCGACAAAGTCCTGCATTCGCCCTCCACCATCTTTCCGGTGCCCTCGGTGGTTCGGCTGCGGCATTATGTTCACGTTCGCCGCAACAATCGCGAAACGACGATGAAGCGTGCGCGAATTTACATCCGCGACCGCTACCGCTGCCAGTACTGCGGCGAGCACAAGCATGCTAAGGACCTGACGCTCGACCACATTTACCCGCGTGCACAGGGCGGCGAAGCAACGCCGCAGAACCTCGTGACGGCGTGTGTCAAGTGTAACCAGCGCAAGGGCAACCGTACGCCCGAGCAGGCGCGAATGCCGCTGTTGACGTCGCAAAAACTGCTTCGTCTCGGCCTCGACCACGTTCTGCTCTGTCATTACGCTGAGAACCGGCCCGAGTGGCGAAAGTATTTGTTCATGGATGATGTTGACCAGGAGGCAACAGTCATGGCAGCATAA
- a CDS encoding phosphatase PAP2 family protein codes for MMRSIKELRDPIGFLIPALLLAVSFVTVALTGTDRSLFLWLNQHLQAIGGPVLQCITILGDGLVAIVIALPFVRSRPEIAWNTLVSSLIVLILVQALKYIFGSARPLEILPSDAFSVVGVPLRAGGFPSGHAATAFMLAGILALHFRRPWVRIGLIGAAVVVAASRIAVGVHWPTDALAGGAIGWLSAGLGFQLTSGSRFIGHSTAKAGLQMLLAGGAVSMLLYDHTSYPVGFRFQQIIAAVCLAILSLQILQDIRLLPQLRGSR; via the coding sequence ATGATGAGATCGATCAAAGAACTACGTGACCCAATCGGTTTTTTGATCCCTGCCTTGTTGCTTGCGGTCTCGTTTGTCACAGTCGCTCTTACGGGAACCGATCGGAGTTTGTTTCTCTGGCTGAATCAGCATTTGCAGGCGATCGGCGGCCCGGTCTTGCAATGCATCACGATCCTCGGCGATGGATTGGTCGCCATCGTGATCGCTCTGCCGTTTGTGAGATCGAGGCCCGAGATCGCGTGGAATACGCTGGTCTCGTCTCTGATCGTCCTGATCCTCGTGCAGGCCCTGAAGTATATTTTTGGTTCGGCACGGCCGTTGGAAATACTTCCGAGCGATGCATTCAGCGTTGTTGGGGTTCCGCTTCGAGCAGGGGGCTTTCCTTCGGGGCATGCTGCGACAGCATTTATGCTCGCGGGTATCCTGGCCCTCCACTTCCGGCGTCCTTGGGTCCGGATCGGCCTGATCGGTGCAGCCGTCGTGGTCGCGGCTTCTCGGATCGCGGTTGGCGTTCACTGGCCAACTGATGCCCTCGCCGGCGGCGCGATCGGCTGGTTATCTGCCGGCCTTGGGTTCCAGCTTACTAGCGGAAGTCGTTTCATTGGGCATTCAACTGCGAAGGCCGGCCTGCAAATGCTTCTTGCGGGAGGCGCAGTCTCGATGCTTCTGTACGATCATACGTCTTACCCAGTCGGATTCAGGTTCCAACAGATCATCGCCGCAGTCTGCCTGGCGATCCTTTCGCTACAGATCCTGCAGGACATCAGGTTGTTGCCGCAGCTACGGGGCTCGCGATAG
- the thiL gene encoding thiamine-phosphate kinase, which translates to MRSEFKFIDDIRSRYELSRIGDDCAVMPMDDALDMVITADLLVEDIDFRLEWTTPEFLGHKALAVSLSDIAAMGATPRSALLSVGVPERLWKTDFLDRFYAGWHDLAGKHCVELVGGDISRSPDKFFVDSTVVGDVSKGKAVLRSGAQPGDLIFVTGFLGGAAAGLEMLLDGIRIDASPGTTTRHLLLRQLQPIPHVATGKLLTEYALPTAMLDISDGLTSDLIHLARASGTGVLLTADTIPIDPAIFAFPNFSAKALEFAIGGGEDFELLLTVDPENCDLALDLGFHHIGKVTDPSDDYRLARNGKIEEIEPTGFRHF; encoded by the coding sequence ATGCGTAGCGAGTTTAAGTTTATTGATGACATTCGCTCGCGATACGAGCTCAGCCGCATAGGCGACGACTGTGCTGTCATGCCAATGGATGACGCCTTAGACATGGTCATTACAGCCGATCTGCTAGTTGAGGACATTGATTTTCGGCTCGAGTGGACGACACCCGAATTTCTCGGCCACAAGGCACTTGCCGTATCTTTATCCGACATCGCCGCGATGGGTGCAACGCCGAGATCGGCACTTCTTTCTGTCGGCGTCCCCGAGCGCCTGTGGAAAACCGACTTTCTTGACCGATTCTACGCGGGATGGCATGATCTGGCGGGAAAACACTGTGTCGAGTTGGTCGGCGGCGATATCTCGCGCTCGCCGGACAAATTTTTCGTCGATTCGACGGTGGTCGGTGATGTTTCGAAGGGAAAGGCCGTTCTCCGGTCTGGCGCTCAGCCCGGCGATCTGATCTTTGTCACCGGATTTCTTGGCGGAGCTGCCGCGGGGCTCGAAATGTTGCTTGACGGCATCAGGATCGATGCAAGTCCGGGAACGACGACTCGACATCTGTTGCTGAGACAACTTCAACCAATACCGCATGTCGCAACAGGTAAACTGTTGACAGAATATGCTTTACCTACTGCAATGCTCGACATCAGCGACGGACTAACGTCGGACTTGATTCACCTAGCCCGTGCCAGTGGCACCGGCGTGCTCCTTACCGCTGACACTATCCCGATCGACCCGGCTATCTTTGCCTTCCCCAATTTTTCTGCCAAGGCGCTTGAGTTTGCAATAGGCGGCGGAGAGGACTTCGAACTCCTTCTGACCGTCGACCCCGAAAACTGTGATCTTGCACTAGACCTCGGCTTTCACCATATAGGCAAAGTCACAGATCCCTCAGATGATTATCGTCTGGCCAGGAATGGGAAAATCGAAGAAATCGAGCCGACGGGCTTTCGGCACTTCTGA
- a CDS encoding MerR family transcriptional regulator — translation MAQEPVVIPEKIYFKIGEVCELLDVQAHVLRYWETEFPMLSPQKNQSGQRSYRRRDVEMALRIKQLLYKEMFTIAGARKKLQSESRDGSRSKTIETTTRTSPAPDASAPTLFDSLDDGVANGEAAPTGFTGSQKDTIRTIAGHLLELRELLKTKPAP, via the coding sequence ATGGCACAGGAACCTGTAGTGATACCTGAGAAGATATACTTCAAGATCGGCGAGGTGTGCGAGCTTCTCGACGTTCAGGCCCATGTGCTCCGATATTGGGAGACGGAGTTTCCGATGCTCTCGCCACAAAAGAATCAATCCGGTCAGCGAAGCTACCGCCGTCGCGACGTAGAGATGGCACTAAGGATCAAGCAGCTCCTCTACAAGGAAATGTTCACCATCGCCGGCGCGCGCAAGAAGCTCCAGAGCGAGAGCCGTGACGGCAGCAGGTCGAAGACTATCGAGACCACGACGAGAACGTCTCCGGCACCCGACGCGTCGGCTCCAACACTTTTTGATTCGCTGGATGATGGCGTGGCGAATGGCGAAGCGGCACCGACAGGTTTTACCGGCAGCCAGAAGGACACGATCCGAACGATCGCGGGACACCTGCTGGAATTGAGGGAATTGCTCAAGACGAAGCCGGCGCCATAG
- a CDS encoding efflux RND transporter periplasmic adaptor subunit, which translates to MSENENLSSDDNGSGSDPEVLMEGGATRSSKPLLIAGLSLAGLLAVALGYWWLGPLGGNSGRPVPPPRNVGVDTTPEQPLANQTITLSPEQLQNAGVTIEAIGEQLTTESDSTAAAGVVEANAYRQTPAVALAGGVIRRVLPELGANVRAGQTIAVIFSDSFAETQARYVALRTEVETARRNHERTQRLVAINSPGRIELEQATKQRRAAEAALSEMRNRYERTSRLLRIGAASREELEQDNTKLRTAEAEMEEAHLREQRASKLLPVGPEVRSANEEALNKLRAAEGELAATRQKLVLFGMSDGRVDRLTSASQVRAELAVPAPISGTVTSRSVNPGEVIDANKELLRVTDLSSVWVIAQVYERDITRLRIGGPATIESDAFPARVFRGQIAYIDPQIDEATRTAKVRIELDNPGSALKLGMYVGVSLGGLQTGERTTPVVPASAVQTIDDRQIVFVATTDPNTFELRPVRLGQETGGRFPVMDGITQGERVVTNGSFMLRAEWTKLQQGQPEHLH; encoded by the coding sequence ATGAGTGAGAATGAGAACTTGTCCTCGGACGATAACGGATCAGGATCCGATCCGGAGGTGCTAATGGAAGGCGGAGCAACGCGGAGCTCCAAACCATTGCTGATCGCTGGCCTTAGCCTCGCGGGATTGCTTGCAGTTGCGCTCGGCTATTGGTGGCTCGGCCCGCTTGGAGGAAATTCCGGCCGGCCCGTTCCGCCGCCTCGCAATGTCGGCGTTGATACAACGCCGGAGCAGCCACTTGCGAATCAAACCATCACTCTATCGCCGGAGCAGTTGCAAAACGCCGGTGTCACGATCGAGGCGATCGGCGAACAATTAACGACCGAGAGCGACTCCACGGCCGCAGCCGGCGTTGTGGAGGCAAACGCATATCGTCAGACGCCCGCCGTAGCTTTGGCCGGCGGCGTGATCAGGCGTGTACTGCCGGAACTGGGGGCCAATGTTCGCGCAGGGCAGACGATCGCGGTCATTTTCAGTGATAGCTTTGCCGAAACTCAAGCAAGATATGTCGCGCTCCGCACTGAAGTCGAAACGGCTCGCCGAAACCACGAACGAACTCAGCGGCTCGTAGCGATCAACTCGCCCGGCCGCATCGAGTTGGAACAGGCGACAAAACAACGCCGCGCGGCCGAAGCGGCGCTTAGCGAGATGCGCAACAGGTACGAACGCACGTCTCGCCTCTTGCGCATAGGCGCTGCAAGCCGCGAAGAACTCGAACAGGACAACACAAAGTTGCGCACGGCCGAGGCGGAAATGGAAGAGGCCCACCTTCGTGAGCAACGCGCATCAAAGCTCTTGCCCGTTGGCCCGGAGGTCCGCTCGGCCAACGAAGAGGCCCTCAATAAGCTCCGTGCCGCCGAGGGCGAACTTGCGGCAACCAGACAGAAGCTCGTCCTTTTTGGAATGTCCGACGGCCGGGTGGACCGTCTGACCTCGGCCTCGCAGGTGCGGGCGGAGCTCGCGGTGCCTGCCCCGATCTCGGGTACGGTCACCAGCCGTTCCGTCAATCCCGGAGAGGTGATCGACGCAAATAAAGAGCTACTGCGCGTAACTGACCTTTCCAGCGTATGGGTCATCGCACAGGTTTATGAGCGCGATATCACCCGGCTACGCATCGGAGGGCCGGCAACGATCGAGAGCGATGCCTTTCCGGCCCGAGTCTTTCGCGGGCAGATCGCTTACATCGATCCACAGATCGACGAGGCAACCCGTACGGCGAAGGTCAGAATAGAGCTCGACAATCCAGGTAGTGCATTGAAGCTGGGAATGTATGTGGGCGTCTCGCTTGGCGGTCTGCAGACCGGTGAGCGGACGACGCCCGTCGTTCCCGCTTCGGCTGTCCAAACGATCGATGATCGTCAGATCGTCTTTGTGGCAACCACCGATCCGAATACATTCGAACTTCGCCCGGTTCGCCTCGGCCAAGAAACAGGAGGCCGCTTCCCCGTAATGGACGGCATAACTCAAGGCGAACGTGTCGTAACGAACGGTAGTTTTATGCTCAGGGCCGAGTGGACAAAATTACAACAGGGCCAGCCCGAACACCTGCATTGA
- a CDS encoding TolC family protein, with translation MTVDTAVDVALERNTDLIAMKKEAEAGEALLRQSGLRPNPTLEVRGTNQLGGSDNSFMIEGGLPLELGGRRKARMRVAAQELEIRRQSAAARELQLAAEVRNKFGEALAAVLKLKFTEDLLALATNNLDLVSAQVTEGRRAPLDQGMETVELNRIRAIRETADSAAEIRLLELRNLLGMSPEEPLALSGDLEGLIEPIPSNVGAAERALQTRPDLVGARAVEQLAAARADQARTEGRIDADVMLGYQRMQSGFPLLGIEADTGALLPIDQKMKFFTFGVKIMLPVRNRNQGMVAAALLEEGAARDRRTFGELTVRREVAAAFVSYDRSRRALEIYRVGVRGQAAANLNTVRQTYELGSKTLLDYIGEQRRFIETENGYIDALLAVYLARVEALRASNAPELRNK, from the coding sequence ATGACCGTGGACACGGCGGTCGATGTTGCACTTGAGCGCAATACTGATCTGATCGCAATGAAAAAGGAGGCCGAGGCCGGCGAGGCCCTTCTCAGGCAGTCAGGCCTTCGGCCGAATCCGACGCTCGAGGTTCGCGGAACAAATCAGCTTGGCGGCTCTGACAACAGTTTTATGATCGAAGGCGGCCTCCCGCTCGAGCTCGGCGGACGCAGAAAGGCGAGGATGCGTGTTGCGGCGCAGGAGCTTGAGATCCGCCGACAGTCTGCCGCCGCACGTGAATTGCAGTTGGCGGCAGAAGTGCGAAACAAGTTTGGCGAGGCTCTTGCCGCCGTATTGAAGCTGAAGTTTACAGAGGATCTGCTCGCCCTTGCCACGAACAACCTCGATCTCGTCTCGGCTCAGGTTACCGAAGGGCGGCGAGCCCCGCTCGATCAAGGCATGGAGACCGTCGAACTGAATCGGATCCGAGCGATCCGTGAAACCGCCGATTCTGCGGCCGAGATCCGACTGCTCGAGCTCCGTAACCTCCTTGGAATGTCGCCTGAAGAGCCGCTGGCCCTTAGCGGTGACCTGGAGGGCCTTATCGAGCCCATACCTTCGAATGTCGGTGCGGCCGAACGTGCCCTTCAAACACGGCCGGACCTCGTGGGAGCGCGAGCGGTCGAGCAACTCGCCGCTGCTCGTGCCGACCAAGCCCGCACTGAGGGTCGCATCGACGCGGACGTTATGCTCGGTTACCAGCGAATGCAGTCGGGCTTTCCTTTGCTGGGCATCGAAGCCGATACCGGTGCCCTTTTGCCTATCGATCAAAAGATGAAGTTCTTTACGTTCGGCGTGAAGATCATGTTACCGGTGCGCAATCGGAATCAGGGCATGGTCGCCGCGGCACTTCTCGAAGAAGGTGCTGCCCGCGATCGTCGGACCTTCGGCGAACTCACTGTCCGACGTGAGGTTGCGGCCGCCTTCGTCAGTTACGACCGCTCTCGCCGGGCACTTGAGATCTATCGTGTCGGCGTTCGCGGCCAGGCGGCGGCCAATCTCAACACCGTCCGTCAGACGTACGAACTCGGCTCGAAAACGCTGCTCGACTACATCGGCGAACAGCGACGCTTTATCGAAACGGAAAATGGCTATATTGACGCGTTGCTCGCGGTATATCTTGCGCGTGTCGAGGCGCTGCGGGCCTCGAATGCTCCGGAGCTTAGAAACAAATGA
- a CDS encoding efflux RND transporter permease subunit: MINWLIDWSIRNRIIVIAIYIAIALAGYWALTQTPLDAIPDVSDNQVIVFTDWPGRSPKEVEDQVTYPLVTNLQGLPGVRTVRASSAFSFSMINVIFEDDVELYWARTRILERLNLVARQLPDGVTPTLGPDASGLGQIYWYTLESDTMSLRDLRTLQDWFVRYQLNSTPGIAEVATVGGYVQQYQIDVDPNRLRAVNIPLSAVVDAVERSNNNVGGNVVEQAGEWAVVRGLGLVESVADVENIVIGASNGTPIYVRNVAEVQLGNAFRTGSLDKNGKEAVGGVVIMRYGVSALDAIDAVKKKIDEIKPGLPAGVRLVPFYDRTDLINRTADTLKWALTEEFILVTLVNLIFLAHFRSIFIVTIPLPMAALVSFLFMYFMGVTSNIMSLAGIAIAVSDLVDAGIVVTENAYRAIEKEGISLSNREEVWRIVRDATKMVGRPIFSSMAIIVVAFIPVFALTGQEGKLFHPLAYTKSFAMIAAAVMAITLGPVLCGFLLKGKLKPEEANPIMRILRRFYRPLLELALRNRVITAALALLFFVGAMVATTAIGSEFMPPLNEGDLLYMPVTDPGISLDEATRILGKQNEIIASFPEVVSAVGKAGRAETSTDPAPINMNETVVHLKPEKEWRDGMTREKLVAQLDAALRMPGVTNIWTQPIINRIEMLATGIRSQIGIKIYGNDLNALEHVSRQIAEVVRGVEGAADVYPEQIGGAPYIDIDIDRTAAARYGIDVAAIQEVIENGIGEVNLTVTIEGRNRFPIRVRYAPEFRRTPEAIARIPVASASGAPIPLGQLAEIRTVEGPSMIQSENGLLRGTVLLNVRGRDIGSFVDEADPLIKQQVSLPGGYYFTWSGQYENQQRARSRLMIVVPIVIFIIFAVLYFTYRSFLEAGHILLAVPFALTGGFYLLWMLQYNFSVAVWVGFIALFGAAVQTTIVMVVYLEEAVARKKAELGTLDRESLLDAVTEGALLRLRPKVMTVTTILAGLLPIMWSSGAGAEVMRPLAVPVFGGMVSSLAHVLIVTPVIFYWLRLYELSKQEVPCES; the protein is encoded by the coding sequence ATGATCAACTGGCTCATCGATTGGTCCATCAGGAATCGCATCATCGTGATCGCTATATATATCGCGATCGCGTTGGCCGGCTATTGGGCGCTTACACAAACACCGCTCGATGCGATACCTGATGTCTCCGACAACCAAGTGATCGTTTTTACCGACTGGCCGGGCCGGTCACCCAAGGAGGTCGAGGATCAGGTAACGTACCCGCTGGTCACAAACCTTCAGGGACTGCCTGGGGTGCGGACCGTGCGTGCAAGTTCGGCATTCAGCTTTTCGATGATCAACGTGATCTTCGAAGACGATGTCGAGCTCTACTGGGCGAGAACGCGCATTCTTGAACGGCTCAACCTTGTTGCCCGACAGCTTCCTGACGGTGTAACGCCTACGCTCGGGCCCGACGCGTCGGGCCTCGGCCAGATCTATTGGTACACGCTCGAATCTGACACGATGAGTCTGCGCGACCTGAGGACGCTGCAGGATTGGTTCGTGCGCTATCAGCTGAACTCGACGCCCGGCATCGCGGAGGTCGCCACCGTCGGCGGCTATGTGCAGCAGTATCAGATCGATGTCGATCCAAACCGCTTGCGCGCCGTCAATATTCCCTTGTCCGCCGTCGTCGATGCCGTCGAACGGTCGAATAACAATGTCGGCGGCAACGTCGTCGAACAGGCCGGTGAGTGGGCAGTCGTCCGCGGGCTTGGCCTGGTCGAGTCGGTTGCCGATGTCGAGAATATCGTGATCGGAGCCAGTAACGGCACCCCGATCTATGTCCGGAACGTCGCTGAGGTTCAGCTCGGCAATGCGTTCAGGACCGGTTCGCTCGATAAGAATGGCAAGGAGGCGGTCGGCGGTGTCGTAATAATGCGTTATGGCGTCAGTGCTCTCGATGCGATCGATGCGGTCAAGAAGAAGATCGACGAGATCAAGCCCGGCCTGCCCGCGGGCGTCCGCCTCGTTCCTTTTTATGACCGCACCGACCTGATCAATCGAACAGCAGACACGCTAAAATGGGCCCTTACTGAGGAGTTCATCCTCGTCACGCTCGTCAATCTGATCTTCCTCGCTCATTTTCGTTCCATATTCATCGTCACTATCCCGTTGCCGATGGCCGCCCTCGTGTCGTTTCTCTTCATGTATTTTATGGGAGTGACATCCAACATAATGTCGCTCGCCGGGATCGCGATCGCCGTTTCCGACCTCGTAGATGCCGGCATAGTTGTCACGGAGAATGCATACCGAGCGATCGAAAAGGAAGGGATCAGCCTCTCAAACCGTGAAGAGGTCTGGCGAATAGTTCGCGACGCCACAAAGATGGTCGGCCGGCCGATATTCTCGTCCATGGCCATCATTGTCGTCGCGTTCATTCCGGTTTTTGCTCTCACGGGCCAGGAAGGAAAGCTGTTTCACCCGCTCGCTTACACCAAGTCATTCGCGATGATCGCCGCGGCGGTCATGGCAATTACGCTCGGCCCGGTCCTATGCGGATTTCTCCTTAAAGGCAAGCTTAAGCCGGAAGAGGCCAACCCGATAATGCGCATTCTGCGTCGCTTTTATCGGCCCCTCCTCGAATTAGCGCTTCGGAATAGAGTGATCACCGCCGCCCTCGCTTTGCTCTTCTTTGTCGGAGCGATGGTCGCGACTACCGCCATCGGCAGTGAGTTCATGCCGCCGCTCAATGAAGGTGACCTTCTCTATATGCCCGTGACGGATCCCGGCATCTCGCTCGATGAAGCGACACGTATCCTGGGCAAGCAAAATGAGATCATCGCCTCATTTCCTGAGGTCGTTTCAGCGGTCGGCAAGGCCGGCCGTGCCGAAACGTCAACGGATCCGGCGCCGATAAACATGAACGAAACAGTTGTCCACTTGAAGCCGGAGAAGGAGTGGCGTGACGGCATGACGCGCGAAAAACTCGTTGCCCAGCTTGATGCTGCACTGCGCATGCCGGGCGTGACGAATATCTGGACCCAACCGATCATCAACCGCATTGAGATGCTGGCGACGGGCATCAGATCACAGATCGGCATCAAGATCTACGGCAATGACCTCAACGCCCTCGAACATGTTTCCCGCCAGATCGCCGAGGTCGTTCGCGGCGTCGAGGGGGCAGCGGACGTATATCCCGAACAGATCGGCGGGGCACCATACATCGACATCGACATCGACCGGACAGCCGCGGCCCGTTACGGCATCGATGTGGCAGCGATCCAGGAGGTCATTGAGAACGGCATCGGCGAGGTGAATCTAACCGTGACGATAGAGGGACGCAATCGGTTTCCGATCCGCGTTCGCTATGCCCCTGAGTTTCGCCGCACGCCGGAGGCCATCGCCCGAATACCTGTGGCATCAGCTTCGGGCGCACCGATCCCGCTTGGACAGCTTGCCGAGATACGCACTGTGGAAGGCCCCTCGATGATACAAAGCGAGAACGGGCTGCTCCGCGGGACGGTGCTCCTGAACGTTCGTGGACGGGACATTGGAAGTTTTGTCGACGAGGCCGACCCGCTGATCAAGCAGCAAGTTTCACTGCCGGGCGGATACTACTTCACGTGGAGCGGACAGTATGAGAATCAGCAGCGTGCACGGTCTCGGTTGATGATAGTTGTACCGATCGTGATCTTCATAATATTTGCGGTGCTCTATTTCACATATCGATCCTTCCTTGAGGCCGGGCATATTCTGCTTGCCGTACCATTTGCCTTGACGGGTGGATTCTATCTGCTGTGGATGCTGCAGTATAACTTCTCAGTTGCCGTCTGGGTGGGGTTCATTGCGCTGTTCGGCGCGGCGGTCCAGACGACCATTGTGATGGTCGTCTATCTAGAGGAGGCGGTTGCCCGCAAGAAAGCCGAGCTCGGAACGCTGGACCGCGAATCGCTTTTGGATGCCGTTACAGAGGGTGCTCTCCTGCGCCTGCGGCCAAAGGTTATGACGGTTACGACCATTCTCGCCGGCCTGTTGCCGATAATGTGGAGTAGCGGAGCGGGTGCCGAGGTGATGCGACCACTGGCTGTTCCCGTTTTTGGCGGTATGGTTTCGAGTCTGGCGCATGTTCTGATCGTCACGCCGGTCATCTTCTATTGGCTGCGTCTTTACGAACTATCGAAGCAGGAGGTGCCGTGTGAAAGCTGA
- a CDS encoding FixH family protein produces MLKTIALISITVLAAFTLSCGASGSSTGKEIKSGPAGNNLTATLSSSDGTLRKGKQDFTLTFADASGKPVDVGAAALNFFMPAMGSMAAMNDPATLTTTGTPGVYAGHVNLAMSGEWQAQITYEGPVGKGKAMVPITAQ; encoded by the coding sequence ATGTTAAAAACTATCGCATTAATATCGATCACTGTCCTCGCTGCCTTCACATTGTCATGTGGAGCGAGCGGCAGTTCTACCGGCAAGGAGATCAAGAGCGGGCCTGCGGGAAATAATCTGACCGCAACGCTCTCAAGCTCTGACGGCACGCTCCGTAAGGGCAAGCAGGATTTTACGTTAACCTTCGCCGACGCGTCGGGAAAGCCGGTTGATGTCGGAGCTGCGGCCCTCAATTTCTTTATGCCCGCGATGGGGTCGATGGCGGCTATGAATGATCCGGCTACGCTCACAACTACCGGCACGCCCGGCGTCTATGCGGGTCACGTCAACCTGGCGATGTCGGGTGAATGGCAGGCTCAGATCACGTACGAGGGGCCGGTCGGAAAAGGAAAGGCTATGGTGCCGATCACAGCCCAATGA
- a CDS encoding DegQ family serine endoprotease translates to MTRTIFLFTLASTLFFAGCTTGLFTGGQTPPAEVPPAASPMPVVVDGMRTSYADIVERTSPAVVRIEADHREKAPARGQSPGMDDFFRQFQIPQPNQRPQLERGLGSGVLVSADGYILTNHHVVEGAEKITVLMSDNKSFKATVVGSDQPSDLAVIKIEGENLPFLTLGNSDSVRVGDIVLAIGNPLGIGQTVTAGIISAKGRRTGLSDGSFEDFLQTDAPINRGNSGGALVNLNGELIGINSQILSGGAGGGNIGIAFSIPSNMARSVMDQLIKNGKVRRGMLGINIQNITDDTAEALGITERSGVLVSNVRQGSAAEKAGVKRGDIITAINSEKIDDSNVLRNKVAGTLPGTEIKLSVIRDGKQMDLTATLDEFQIGDEKGDSPGRNRGDGPGPQDQGGKLGLNIEPLTPEMARRLDLGPDTEGVVVTDVDPNGPAAEEGVARGDVILEINRQAVRSAADVRTALDASGDKPVLLLISRRGQTIYLTVRPS, encoded by the coding sequence ATGACACGCACTATTTTTCTTTTCACGCTGGCGTCCACATTGTTTTTCGCCGGCTGCACGACAGGTCTTTTTACGGGCGGTCAGACGCCGCCGGCTGAAGTTCCGCCTGCCGCCTCGCCGATGCCTGTCGTCGTTGACGGCATGCGAACGTCATACGCGGATATCGTCGAGCGAACGTCGCCGGCCGTCGTCAGGATAGAGGCAGATCATCGTGAAAAAGCTCCGGCTCGCGGCCAGTCGCCCGGTATGGACGACTTCTTTCGACAGTTTCAGATCCCGCAGCCCAACCAGCGTCCTCAACTCGAACGCGGCCTGGGTTCGGGCGTGTTAGTTTCGGCTGACGGCTACATTCTGACCAATCATCACGTGGTTGAAGGAGCCGAAAAGATCACCGTGCTGATGAGCGACAACAAGTCATTCAAGGCGACCGTTGTCGGCTCAGATCAGCCCAGCGACCTTGCCGTGATCAAGATCGAAGGCGAGAATCTGCCCTTTCTTACTCTTGGCAACTCTGACAGCGTGCGTGTAGGGGATATCGTCCTCGCAATCGGCAATCCACTCGGCATTGGCCAGACGGTCACGGCCGGCATCATTTCGGCAAAGGGCCGCCGCACCGGCCTTAGCGACGGAAGCTTCGAGGATTTTCTACAGACGGACGCTCCTATCAATCGCGGAAATTCGGGCGGCGCTCTCGTCAACCTCAACGGCGAGTTGATCGGTATCAATTCGCAGATACTCTCGGGCGGCGCTGGCGGCGGCAATATCGGCATTGCATTTTCGATACCGTCAAATATGGCCCGCAGCGTGATGGACCAGTTGATCAAGAACGGAAAGGTCCGTCGCGGAATGCTCGGTATCAATATTCAGAACATCACTGACGACACGGCAGAGGCCCTTGGCATCACGGAGCGTAGCGGCGTGTTGGTGAGCAACGTTCGCCAAGGCAGTGCGGCCGAAAAAGCCGGAGTCAAACGAGGCGACATCATCACCGCCATCAACAGCGAAAAGATCGACGATAGCAACGTGCTTCGGAATAAGGTCGCCGGCACGCTTCCGGGAACTGAGATCAAGCTAAGCGTCATTCGCGATGGTAAGCAAATGGACCTGACAGCGACGCTCGATGAATTTCAGATAGGCGATGAGAAGGGCGACTCGCCCGGCCGGAATCGCGGCGATGGCCCGGGTCCGCAGGACCAGGGCGGCAAGCTGGGGCTTAACATTGAACCCTTAACACCTGAAATGGCCCGCCGCTTGGACCTCGGACCCGACACCGAGGGTGTGGTCGTAACAGACGTTGATCCTAATGGGCCCGCGGCCGAGGAGGGCGTAGCGCGGGGAGACGTCATCCTCGAGATAAATCGCCAAGCGGTCAGATCAGCCGCTGACGTGCGGACGGCGCTTGATGCATCAGGTGACAAACCTGTGCTTCTCCTGATCTCACGACGGGGTCAAACTATCTACCTAACGGTCCGTCCTAGCTAG